A genomic window from Neoarius graeffei isolate fNeoGra1 chromosome 5, fNeoGra1.pri, whole genome shotgun sequence includes:
- the napga gene encoding N-ethylmaleimide-sensitive factor attachment protein, gamma a, whose protein sequence is MAQKINEAHEHIAKAEKYLKTSFMKWKPDYDSAASEYGKAAVAFKNAKQLEEAKDAYLQEAEAHTNNRTLFHAAKALEQAGMMLKDMQRLPEAIQYIEKASMMYMENGTPDTAAMALDRAGKLIEPVDLAKAVDLYQKAASVYENEERLRQAVELLGKASRLLVRQKKFDEAALSIQKEKNMYRDIENYPTCFKKTIAQALVHLHRGDYVAADKCVRESYSIPGFSGSEDCVALEQLLQGYDQQDEEQVARVCNSPLFKYMDNDYAKLAITLHVPGGGKKKKTAAVAVAPGDEGVNSGGDNPEEEEDEYAGGLC, encoded by the exons ATGGCTCAGAAGATAAACGAGGCTCATGAACACATCGCTAAAGCGGAAAAATA TTTAAAGACCAGTTTTATGAAGTGGAAGCCGGATTATGACAGCGCTGCGTCAGAGTATGGCAAAGCAG CTGTCGCTTTCAAAAATGCCAAACAGCTTGAAGAAGCAAAAGATGCTTATTTACAAGAGGCAGAAGCTCACACCAACAACAGAAC GCTTTTCCATGCTGCAAA GGCCCTGGAGCAGGCAGGGATGATGCTGAAG GACATGCAGAGGCTGCCTGAGGCAATTCAGTACATAGAGAAAGCCAGTATGATGTACATGGAGAACGGTACACCAGACACTGCTGCCATGGCTCTCGACAGAGCTGGGAA GTTGATAGAACCGGTGGATTTAGCCAAAGCTGTGGATCTCTATCAGAAAGCTGCATCAGTGTATGAG AATGAGGAACGTCTGCGGCAGGCTGTGGAGCTGCTCGGCAAAGCGTCTCGGCTCCTTGTCAGACAAAAGAA ATTTGACGAAGCAGCATTGTCAATTCAAAAGGAGAAGAACATGTACAGAGACATAGAAAATTACCCGACGTGTTTTAAG AAAACCATCGCACAAGCGCTGGTTCACCTCCACAGAGGAGATTACGTCGCGGCCGATAAGTGTGTGAGGGAAAGCTACAGTATCCCAGGATTCAGTGGGAGTGAAGACTGTGTTGCGTTGGAGCAGCTGTTACAGGGATACGATCAGCAGGATGAAGAGCAGGTGGCCCGCGTCTGCAACTCGCCACTGTTCAAATACATGGACAATGAC TACGCTAAGCTGGCTATCACACTCCATGTGCCTGGAggagggaagaagaagaagactgctgctgttgctgttgcTCCTGGAGACGAAGGCGTGAACAGTGGAGGTGATAATCCTGAGGAAGAGGAGGACGAGTATGCAGGAGGACTCTGTTAG